One part of the Dermacentor silvarum isolate Dsil-2018 chromosome 6, BIME_Dsil_1.4, whole genome shotgun sequence genome encodes these proteins:
- the LOC125946106 gene encoding uncharacterized protein LOC125946106, whose translation MNNVNVGASCSGSATAAEQRKAREAERKRQRRQADPELRAREAERKRQRRQETRHAEVKRQRYQANPERRQRRAAAPDPEATRQCESAARAATRSRPLQRPGLDGADARFKRDFLDRSFGHSGNVCDRLWFDNNLSKAGSVQNERQRNAAVGVLRRQFSNNTGDFLQFAVCSACKEALTSGKVPVMSVSNGYRYPPKPEPFPALNPVEERIIAPRLPFMSIYRLTHGNGQYGIKGQVVNVPIEGQELVQCLPRNVPDDAVIDVHIKRRFVSKASYRRGLVKKSSVHAWLRHLEQSPLCRHLNIQID comes from the coding sequence atgaacaacgtcaacgtcggcgctagttgcagcggcagcgccaccgccgcggagcagaggaaggctcgggaagccgaacgtaaacgtcagcgtcggcaagcggaccccgaacttcgggccagggaagccgaacgtaaacgtcaacgtcggcaggaaactcggcacgccgaagtgaaacgtcagcgttatcaagccaaCCCCGAACgccggcagcgtcgagcggcagctcccgatcccgaagctaCGAGGCAatgcgagtctgcggccagagcagcaacacgttcgaggccattacaacgcccgggcttagacggtgctgacgcgcggttcaagcgcgacttcctcgatcggagcttcgggcacagcggcaacgtgtgcgaccggctttggttcgacaacaacctgagcaaggccgggagcgtccagaacgaacgtcagcgtaacgcggccgtcggcgtgcttcgacgccagttcagcaacaaCACCGGCGACTTCCTGCAGTTCGCGGTGTGCTCCGCGTGCAAGGAGGCTCTAACGTCGGGAAAGGTTCCGGTGATGAGCGTGAGCAACGGCTACCGATACCCACCGAAACCCGAGCCCTTCCCCGCGCTGAACCCGGTCGAAGAACGGATCATCGCACCGCGACTCCCGTTCATGAGCATTTATCGACTAACGCACGGCAACGGACAGTACGGAATCAAGGGGCAAGTCGTGAACGTTCCGATCGAAGGGCAGGAACTCGTGCAATGCCTACCCAGGAACGTTCCCGACGACGCGGTGATCGACGTACACATCAAACGAAGATTCGTAAGCAAGGCTTCGTATAGGCGCGGTCTCGTCAAGAAGAGCAGCGTGCACGCGTGGCTGCGACACTTAGAGCAAAGTCCTCTCTGCCGGCACCTTAACATCCAGATCGACTAA